CCGCTGGTCTCATCTTCTCGGGGTACACCATATGGGCAAGGGGAAAGCGCAAGTCCTGGCAATCGAGACCCCGCACCTGGCGGGCTATTTACTCGCCCTTGAACAAGCGGGAGACAACCTCAGCGAGCGTGCGCGGAGGCCGGGGTTCTCCACCCACACCATAGGTTCGCGCAACCTCTGGCAGCACACGGTAATCCTAAGAGCGGGGGCCCATGAGATCGTGGTGCCCAAAATTGGCGGGCGCCACCTGGCCGCCCTCGCCCTCAAGAGCGGACGCTGGGTGTCTCGTTGGACGATTCCCCTTGCATCATCCCTCGCCTCAAACCTAGTTTCAGGTGATTTCAACGAAGACGGGCGGGCCGACCTGGCTTTTGCCGATGAAAAAGGCGCCGTTCGCATGCTCCTTTCCAAATAACTTATTCGTCAAACTCTGCTGCTAAAACTATAAAAACATAGCCAAAGCGAGAATAATCAAATCTCTCTGGCCAGATTCCGACCATCCCGGAGGCTGGCTTCAGCTGGCCTTTATCGGCCCGATATCAGAAGACTTAAGCGAAAAAACACCCTTCGAAAAATAAACACATAAAAGAACTAATCCCTTTTAATCCAGCGCCGATAGGTTAATTAACGGACAGGGAAGCCCGTTGCACTAACTCGAAAGGAGGCACTCTGATGGCAATGCAATGTTGTGTATGCAGTGAGATTCTGGTTGAAATGGAAGAGGTCGAAAAACTTCAGGCCACGGTAAAAGAAAACGAGGCCAGCAAAGTTTCCAGCGGCTATTGCCCAGATTGTTTCGGCAGGTTGGTAGGAAGCGCCATAGGCGTGAAATCCGAGAAAATGGCGGCCTAGTAAGCACTCATATATTTTCGGTATAACCCGCGAGCGTGACTCGGTGGTTCAAACGAACCCCGAGCCACGTTCGCGATTTTTTTATTTCCGTTTTCGAGTCTTCTTGCCCGCACCTGCAATGTTGAAGAACGCCTCCAGGCCCGGATAAACCGCCGAGTCACCAAGTTCCTCGTTAATCCGAAGCAGCTGATTATATTTGGCCAGCCTATCCGTCCGGGAGGCCGAACCGGTTTTGATCTGCCCGGCATTCGTCGCCACGGCCAGGTCGGCGATAGTGGTGTCTTCGGTCTCGCCCGAGCGATGAGAGACCACCGAGGTATAGCCGGCGCGTGAGGCCATCTGAATTGCCTCAAGCGTTTCCGTCAGCGTGCCAATCTGGTTGACCTTGATGAGAATGCTGTTGGCGATCTTTTGGTTGATTCCCTTTTTAAGTATCTCTGTGTTCGTCACGAACAGATCATCGCCTACAAGCTGAATCTGGCCGCCCAGCGCCTCTGTCAGGGCTGCCCAGCCATCCCAATCGTCCTCGGCGCAACCATCCTCGATAGAGATAATCGGATACTGCCGCACCCAGCTCTCATAAAACTTCACCAACTCATCCGAGCTCTTCTTGCTCCCATCCGACCAGCGGAAGACATATTTTCCCTTCTCGTAAAACTCGCTTGAGGCCGGATCGAGGGCGAGCATAATATCCTCGCCCGGCTTGTAACCCGCCTTGACCGTCGCCTCCAGAATCGACTCTACAGCCTCGTCGTTACTCTTGAGATCGGGGGCAAAACCACCCTCATCGCCCACGGCGGTTCCATAGCCACGCTTTTTCAGCACATCTTTGAGCGCATGGAATATCTCGACCCCCATCCGAAGCCCCGAGGGGAAATTCTTGGCGCCAACGGGCATCACCATGAACTCCTGAAAATCGACACTGTTGTCCGAGTGGGCGCCGCCGTTGACGATGTTCATCATCGGCACAGGCATGGTCGAGGCGCCCGCCCCGCCGAGATAGCGATAGAGCGGCAAGTCGAACGCGTCTGCCGAGGCCTTCGCCGCAGCGATGGAGACCGCGAGAATTGCGTTGGCCCCTAGATTGCCCTTGTTCTTTGAGCCATCAAGCTCACACAAATCAATATCGAGGGTGCGCTGGTCCGATGCGTCTGTGCCCAGGATGGCGGGGGCAATTTTATTGTTGACGTTATCAACCGCTTTGGTGACACCTTTTCCGAGAAAATAAGCCTTCTTGCCGTCGCGCAGTTCAACCGCCTCGCGCTTACCTGTGCTTGCACCGCTCGGGACCGCCGCGCGACCAAAGCCGCCCCCCGCGAGATGCATATCCACCTCTACGGTCGGATTCCCCCTTGAGTCCAAAATTTCCCTTGCGATGACTTGAACGATGGTGGTCATTGCCTACTCCCCCAAAATGAATTCAACGCAGCCAATGATGCCGCAAAACAACCGTTTGGCCGCGAACGCGAACCGAGAAAAAATAAAAATAAAAAGCGGACGAGATATATTCTAGCTTCGAGCCTTATCGAGTTTTTGCAGCTCTTCCTCGAAATCCTTCACCGTCCCGAAAGAGCGGTAAACGGAAGCAAAGCGAACGTAGGCAACCTGATCAGTTTCCCTGAGTTCGTCCA
The nucleotide sequence above comes from Nitrospinaceae bacterium. Encoded proteins:
- the eno gene encoding phosphopyruvate hydratase, whose translation is MTTIVQVIAREILDSRGNPTVEVDMHLAGGGFGRAAVPSGASTGKREAVELRDGKKAYFLGKGVTKAVDNVNNKIAPAILGTDASDQRTLDIDLCELDGSKNKGNLGANAILAVSIAAAKASADAFDLPLYRYLGGAGASTMPVPMMNIVNGGAHSDNSVDFQEFMVMPVGAKNFPSGLRMGVEIFHALKDVLKKRGYGTAVGDEGGFAPDLKSNDEAVESILEATVKAGYKPGEDIMLALDPASSEFYEKGKYVFRWSDGSKKSSDELVKFYESWVRQYPIISIEDGCAEDDWDGWAALTEALGGQIQLVGDDLFVTNTEILKKGINQKIANSILIKVNQIGTLTETLEAIQMASRAGYTSVVSHRSGETEDTTIADLAVATNAGQIKTGSASRTDRLAKYNQLLRINEELGDSAVYPGLEAFFNIAGAGKKTRKRK